The DNA window CTGCTGCCATCAAATCTTAAAGGGAGTGGAATTAGGCCTTGAGATTGGCGAGTGCTGATGTGGGCTGCTTATAAGTCAGAAAGTGCTACGAAAGAAACAACAAACAATAGGGCTGGTTTCCACAAACTAGGAGTACATCTGCTGTTAAACCAAAACCAGCATATCTAAATATACTATACTATGTAGCCCATTGGGGTGTTGTTTGGGGTTGTTTCTCTCCAATTAGATTGTAATCTCCCCTACAATTATGGAAGAGGACATAGGGCAGTACCTTTCCTAGGCACCTaggatgaaataaaatatttgatggTTTGGATGAAAATGTACGGGGTATTTGAGAAGGTGGCTGCAAACATGGGAATGTGATTAGCAAGGTGAAAGTTAACAAAATCACCTTGTATACGTTAGGTTGTTTGTACGTTGCACACCCCCGCATCGTGGTTCATTActgtctttctttccttgtttaggTACAATAGTTCTTCAAATGATGGTGATAAGTGTAGAGAGGGTTATGATTTCTGCCTTGGCTTTTCCCACTGATAAGTAGGCAGCATGACACAAGTAAAGATTGTCACTTATCTGTTCTAATCATGGTTTGTAACAGATTAACAAATGCTTTGTTGACCATGCTAATTGTAAACACATGCTTTCAACTCAACCTTTCAGTTCTTAAATGTGCACTTTATACTTTTATACTCTTTATACTTAATTAAGGTTGTATTCTGTTTATCTCTCTCAGTGCATATGTGGTTGTTATTTGAAGCACTAATTTGTGGAATATATTATTAATTTAGAATATCTGTCTTCATTCTTTCTTGAAGATGTCTTCTGCAACAAGAATTATATGCATCCCAATGCCACATGGATTTGAAATTGATACTATGTCATGGAATACAACTTTTTTGGCAAAGCTATATAAAACTAATGCAAATCCTAGGGTTCTCCTGGACCGACAACAGTATAATATGGTTGATCAATGGTGTTACGATACAGCAACTTTATGGTACTCCAAATACTTTCCATACATGGTTCTTCTGCACTCACTCATTTTCATGGCTTGTTCTAATTTCTGGTTCAAATTTCCAGGTACAAGTTCAAAAATTGAACATTTTACTGCTGTGCTGGTGAAATGTTTAGATTCTCCATGGACCACAAAAGCACTATCAGAAACAGTATATGAACATTCTGAGATCAGAAAGATTACGAGGGTTCCATCAAAAAAGCAAGATGTATCAGTATCAAGTGAACCAAAACATGTCGATCCTACACCACCTACTGCAACATTACCAACCAAAAGCCCGAGCACCAAGTTTCCATTAACTGAAGATCAAGTATCTTTGTCAAAATCAACCTCAAAGACCCAAGGAGCTGTAGGTGTTTATGGGAACCAGGCTGTGACTATCTTAGATAAAAAAGAAGGGGAACAAGCCAAAGCTTTATTTGAAAAAGTCAGAAAGTTTAGAATACACACAGAAAATGGTGACATTTTGTACAGTATGTACACAAGGCAAACTATCTTACGCTTTACTCAAGCTATTGTTATCCTCTGTTACGTTGCTGTCTTAACTCCTAAAATGAAATATATTATTAGTTGCCTGGATAACCTGTATGTTACCGGTTTTTCACAATTCTTCTGCCTTCATGGCTTGTTAAGAATGTTTACAATGCTCTCATATGCCTATATTGCAGTCATAATTCTATACAATTTTGTTTGCCTATATACATTGTACTGGATTTTCTTTTACAAACTTAAAGAATATTCTTTTGAAGATGTCAGAGGAGAATCTGATATTAATGATATACCTGATGTAAAGAAtgattttgcatttttgttgcactTAATAGATCAGTATGATACATTATATGCAAGAAAGTTTGCTATATTCCTTTCAGATGTCAGCGAAAACAGACTGCTACAGATACATTTGAATTATGAATGGACTCAAGAAAAGCTTTTACAGCGTACAATTGTAAATGCCAATGGCAAAAGtgaactgcatctatttatgttgCCTGGAATTCCTTCGGCTATTTATGAGTTATTTAATCTGGAAGTGTTGAAACTGGAACTAATTAAAGATGTAACCTTAGAACCACTCATATCAAAGTTAACTTTGCTTAGAGAGCTGTGGATTTTAAATAGCACTGTGAAGATGGAGACAAAAGCCATTCAGTTTTTGAAAGACACATTGTATGTATTACGAGTAAGGTTTGATAACGCACTGGAAATACCCCAGTGGATGTATGGATTAAAGAAGCTCAGAgaattatatttggaaggaaacctTCAGATTGACAGCAAAACTTTAATTCCATTGCAGTCTTTTCGTGATTTAGAGGGTTTGAAGTCCCTTCATATAAGGTCAAACATCGAAAAATTGCCTGTTGCTGTTATTGACATAGCCAGTCATCTTTTTCATCTAAGTTTACATAACCAGGGTGTCAAGCTAGTGTTTTTAGCAAACTTTAAAAAGCTTACTAATCTTTCAAGGTTAAAGCTTGTACAATGCAATCTTGACCGGATTCCAAGTGCTGTCTTTAGTCTAAGCAATCTCCAGGAGTTGGATTTAAAGGAAAATAACCTCACAACTGTGAATGAAGTTGCAAGTTTTCAAAATCTTAGAAAATTTACATCTTTGAAACTCAACTATAATTCCATAGAGGCAATTTCACCACTTATTGGAAGGGTCACATCTCTAGAAACATTGAACTTCAACAAAAATAAGATTTCTGAGATACCACTAAACCTGTTTAAACTCACTAAGTTACGACAACTTGAGCTAGGATACAACAACATTTCAAGAATTCCTCCAGAGATTTCCCAGCTCCAGGATCTGCAGTATTTCACAATCGAACACAACAAAATTTCTGAACTACCACTGCAGCTGTTTAGGTGCACTAAGCTCCGTATTCTTACACTCTCACAAAATAAGCTAATGTTTATTCCTCCAGAGATTGGACAGTTGACACAACTCCGTCAACTTGAAATAAATGCTAATAATCTAAGGATGTTACCACCTGAACTTGGAAACTGCATGCTTCTAAAAAGGAATCAATTAATTGTTGAAGACGAAGTGTTTAAAACTCTGCCTCAGAGTATACAGGAAAAATTTCTGAGTACCGAACCAGTCCAGCATTGAGGGTTAGTATTCTTTCACattgtattgtatatttttgtacattATCTTACTTACATCTTGGGTGTTGGTCTAGACATtttgaaaagtgtgttttttcattttaaGTTATGGTGTTTTGTATATTGTAGTACAGTGCTTACATGGTCTTTGCACAAATAATGGTGATAACTAAAAAAGAGCAAAAGAAAGCATGTAGATCATAGAATAATATTTAGTCTATTGTTTAGTTTAGTAACGCTTTTCAGAATCGAACCAATTTTGGAGTTTATGCATGAACATCTGGAGGTAGTTTCAGCAACCAATTGGAAGCCGAGAAAATAGGCCCTCTTATAGCAAATCAGTCAAGTGGGTAGAACAAACTGGAAGAATTTGTTGACAGAATGTTCAAGGGAAGACAAAGGTAACAAGTTCATTTTGTACTGAAAGATCTGAACAAATATGCGGATCAGTTGACAGCACCAGCACTTCCTAAAGTAGGAAAACCTATTATATCCTAGCATGCTCTAAATACAATGAAGAACTAGAAATAACAGTCCAAACCAATGTACATATGCACTACAAGTTCAATAAATCCATGGAAGACTCTATATACTCCCTTCTCTTGGCAGTCCTCAGTGTCAAAATTCAGATTAGTCTTTCAGATGTTATCATTATCTGGTGCTGACAGTCACTGTCACTGTCTGCTTCAGTTTCTGCCTATTAAAATAGGAAGGTGAGCAACTTTTCTAAATGTTCCTCTTTCTAGTCTACAGTTTGCTTTCTGGGCCAAATTGTACCTTTTCAGTTCTTGCAGTGTTTTTCTCATTTGGCACATCATGATTAGGTTTCCCTGATAATCTATTTGACAATGTtaattttttcaattctatttgaaGATTTTGAAGTCCATCTGTTGAGGATAGGTCCAGGAACACTTGGTTAGTTTCCAAAGGTTTATTTCAAAGTCTGAAGAGGAGCCCACTGGAAAGCGGCCCTTCGCACAGAAGCCCCGCTGCAACTGTCACCGCAGCACTTTTCACAACATTCAttttgacatgtaacacatctctCCCTTTATAAACAAGACAAATAGACAAAACCTCAAGTACAGAACCATGCTAGTAGTAGCAACATCTATTGATGTACATAAAAATCTTTAAATTTTGAAGGTACACAGGTAACACAAACTGGTCTGTGACTGTCAGAAATATTTGCACAGGAAACACAACCTGGACCATGATTATCAGAAAAACAGGCTTTTCCACCCATATTTTCAGTTAAATTATTACGAGATCCCAACTCAGTTATCGCAGAATTAGTATTTGAAGATGCTGCTGCTATTGGTGAACCTGGAAGAGAAAAAACTGTTGGAAATCTTTGAATTTTgttattaaaaggcatattgttTTCCTGTAATTTGCCCTAATCAAACCAGACATGTTTACTTCCATTATCTTTCACTCTGAGTATTTATTTTGCTTGTAAATATGTCAATTAAATCAAATGTCTTCTACTCCACCACTCTTTTTCTGACCATAATGCTCAATTCCTTGAGAGTTTCAcatttttcactggagacttaTTTTTTGATTCTCTCGTTCTgactctaaatgtttttttttttttatttaaacccaATCACCAACATTAAATGCCACTTCTTTCACATCTTTTATCAAATTGTTCCTTTGTTAAGGTGTGTTTTTGACACTTTGTCTAACATTTCACTAATTCCAATTGGAAACCTATCCTTACATGACTTCAACTTCTGCACTCACTCTGGATTCACCAATGACTTAGGAGTTCTTCTCCTAATAAGTTCAAATGGTGAAATCCCTGTGGTGGTATTTGGTGTAGTAAGATAATTTCATAATGTTTGCCTGACAAAATATTCAACATCCATATGAGCTGCCACTGCTGTCTGTACTCCTTTCTTAAGATTTTATTATCACTTTCCACCAAACCATTTAATGATGATGAGTATAATGTTACGTGGATATGTTTTATATCTAAAGAATTTACAAAGATCTCTATGCAtctagatgtgaaatatgtccagtTATCAGTAACTAAGTATTTGGATGGACCCTCAATAGTGAAACTTTTCTTCAAAAACTTGATAACAAATTCAGTCCTGTTAGAAGGTACACAGTCCATATATACCCATCAGGTAAAATAATCCACCAAGACAATTGTGTATTTTTCTCTACAAGCAAACACTTGCATGGACCAGCACACGCAAGTGCAACTTTATACCACACACACTTCTGGCATGGACACCATACTCAAAGGATTTCCTCTAGTCTTCCAATGCTTATCAGGAAGCAAACATGTGGTGCAATTATTAACACAGTTAACTACCCGATAGTCCATATCTGGCCACCAAAGAAATTACTATAAATTCTTGGTAGTACTATTTACCCCTAAATGACACTCATGAGCTAGTTCAATTAAAGGGCTTCTACGCTTAGAGGGTGGAACACATTTATAATCACGCATGAGAATACCATTATGAACTGACAATTCCTGTGGTACCTGAGCAAATTTTCTTTGCTAACCAAGTTTTAAAAACTGCAAAACGTCCTGCAAATTCTTATCTTCCTTAAGAGCGTCCAGCCAAACGTCATATGATATCTTAGCATTACCCTCAACTAAATCTTCAACCATAGCTACCATACATTCAACATCCACCTGGCAACCAACCTCATCAACAGCTAAAGGAATGCTAGATAAACAGTCAGCTCTTACATTCTATACTTAATGTCAAAattatactgtaggaagttggctctgtatgtgctatttcaaagtaaggaatagcatgcacagggtccaagggttcctcttagaggtaaaatagtggtaaaaagagataatactaatgctctattttgtggtagtgtggtcgagcagtaggcttatccaaggagtagtgttaagcatttgttgtacgtacacatagacaataaatgaggtacacacactcagagacaaatccagccaataggttttgttatagaaaaatatcttttcttagtttattttaagaaccacaggttcaaatttaacatgtaatatcttgtttgaaaggtattgcaggtaagtacattaggaactttgaatcatttcaattgcatgtatacttttcaagttattcacaaatagctatttcaaaagtggacacttagtgcaattttcacagttcctgggggaggtaagtttttgttagttttaccaggtaagtaagacacttacagggttcagttcttggtccaaggtagcccactgttgggggttcagagcaaccccaaagtcaccacaccagcagctcagggccggtcaggtgcagagttcaaagtggtgcccaaaacgcataggcttcaatggagagaagggggtgccccggttccggtctgcttgcaggtaagtacccgcttcttcggagggcagaccaggggggttttgtagggcaccggggggggacacaagcccacacagaaatttcaccctcagcggcgcgggggcggccgggtgcagtgttagaacaagcgtcgggttcgcaatgttagtcaatgagagataaagggatctcttcagcgctgcaggcaggcaagggggggcttcctcggggaaacctccacttgggcaagggagagggactcctgggggtcacttctgcagtgaaagtccggtccttcaggtcctgggggctgcgggtgcagggtcttttccaggcgtcgggacttaggtttcagagagtcgcggtcaggggaagccttgggattccctctgcaggcggcgctgtgggggctcaggggggacaggttttggtactcacagtcgtagagtagtccgggagtcctccctgaggtgttggttctccaccagccgagtcggggtcgccgggtgcagtgttgcaagtctcacgcttcttgcggggagttgcagggttctttaaagctgcttcttgaaacaaagttgcagtctttttggagcaggtccgctgtcctcgggagtttcttgtcgtcgtcgaagcagggcagtcctcagaggattcagaggtcgctggtccctttggaaggcgtcgctggagcagagttctttggaaggcaggagacaggccggtgagtttctggagccaaggcagttgttgtcttctggtcttcctctgcaggggttttcagctaggcagtccttcttcttgttgttgcaggaatctgattttctagggttcagggtagcccttaaatactaaatttaagggcgtgtttaggtctggggggttagtagccaatggctactagccctgagggtgggtacaccctctttgtgcctcctcccaaggggagggggtcacaatcctaaccctattgggggaattctccatctgcaagatggaggatttctaaaagttagagtcacctcagctcaggacaccttaggggctgtcctgactggccagtgactcctccttgttgctttctttgttccctccagccttgccgccaaaagtgggggccgtggccggagggggcgggcaactccactaagctggagtgccctgctgggctgtgacaaaggggtgagcctttgaggctcaccgccaggtgttacagttcctgcctgggggaggtgttagcatctccacccagtgcaggctttgttactggcctcagagtgacaaaggcactctccccatggggccagcaacatgtctctagtgtggcaggctgctggaactagtcagcctacacagacagtcggttaagtttcagggggcacctctaaggtgccctctggggtgtattttgcaataaaatgtacactggcatcagtgtgcatttattgtgctgagaagtttgataccaaacttcccagttttcagtgtagccattatggtgctgtggagttcgtgtttgacaaactcccagtccatatactcttatggctaccctgcacttacaatgtctaaggttttgtttagacactgtaggggtaccatgctcatgcactggtaccctcacctatggtatagtgcaccctgccttagggctgtaaggcctgctagaggggtgactgacctatacttgcataggcagtgagaggctggcatggcaccctgaggggagtgccatgtcgacttactcgttttgttctcactagcacacacaagctggcaagcagtgtgtctgtgctgggtgagaggtctctagggtggcataagacatgctgcagcccttagagaccttccttgacatcagggcccttggtactagaagtaccagttacaagggacttatctggatgccagggtctgccaattgtggatacaaaagtacaggttagggaaagaacacaggtgctggggcctggttagcaggcctcagcacactttcaattgtaaacatagcatcagcaaaggcaaaaagtcagggggcaaccatgccaaggaggcatttccttacagatactcTTTAAGTTGTGACAACAACCTTAGTAAACATTTAGAAGTCTTACCTGTTCCTGTACCATGAAGAAGGTAGGCCAGCTGGCTGCTTGTTATTCCTATATATGGTAAATCCACCACCTCAATTCCATTGCCCATGTACAAGCCAgagcctccctttcaatggcacaAGAGTTACATTCAGCAGCATGACACAAAAGCAATGGTACCCTATTTGCGATAACACCGCCTCAAGTCCTACTTGACTCGCATCAActgttaaaatgcatttttaccTGCAGTAAACTGTATTAAAGCAGGAGCTGATACAATTAAATTGATTTTTTAAAGACTTCCTCCACTTCAGTATTCCATGTAAACGTTACAGTAAAGATCTAAGTGGTTGTACCTCAAAAGCATTGCCACTGACAAATAGGGAAGAGTATTCGCATAGTCCTAAAGATTACCTACGAGAATCCTTATCTTTAAGAGCAGGTTCTTCTTTGATGGCCTTACTGAGACAATGCTTTGGTTTGATGCCTTCCGATGTTCTTCTGTGACCCAGGTAATCCAATTAAGTTACCATGATCTTACATTTAGCTAATCTTAAAGTGATGTCATTTTCTCTAGATAGAGACAAAACATTCCTTAAAATACAATTATGCTCTTGTATGTTGTTTGCATAAATCTAGACATCATCCTGGAATGCATGTGCTCCCTTAATACCATTTAAAATGGTGTCCATATGCTTCTGAAAAACACTTGTAGCTGAAGCCAGCCCAAACGACATTCTCAGAAACTTACAGGCACCGCATGATGTAATTAAAGTGGTTAATTCCTGTGAAGCAGTATCTAAATGTATTTGATGATATGCTAAATCAAGAATACTGTAACATTTTGGTTGACCCACTTTGTCTAGTAGTTCATGAATTTTTGGGAGAGGATGGCAATCAATTTTAATATTCTTGTTGAATGTGCGTAAATCCACACATATGCAAATATTTCCCCGATTTTTTCCTCACAATAACAGTGGGGCTGACCCATTCATAAGTGTTAGTTTCTGCTATTATCCCCTCATCACACAAATTCTGTAACATCTTTTTAAGATAATTTCAAGCACTTAATAGAACAGGTCTAACCTTATGTATGACTAGAACAGCATCCAGTTTTCATCTGATGTGATGTTCAAATTTCCTAATGTAACCTATGTTATCCCAAAATACTTCAGCAAACTCCTTTATACATTTCTTTACACCACCTTCTTGATAGTTTTCAACATATGACACATGCATCGGCGCAACCATAACTGGAGTATTACCCCCCAGTACTAACATTAAACCCAGTTTGGCTAAATCTTGCCATCCAACAAGATTCCTACTTGTTGAGGCAACATACATTTTTGTGGTGGCTTTCTTACCCAAGCATGTCAACACATCTTTAAAAACCCAAAGCATTTGAATGTTCTGTACCCCAAAAGGTTTTGGGTTCATATCTGGAGACTGCAGTTTCTTAATATGTTCCCACAATTTGAAGAACATCAAATCTGATAACATTGTAATGGGTGCTCCTGAATTCGCCATCATAGAAAGTGAAGTATCCCCCACCAACACCTCACATAATGTACCTTTGACTTTTACATCCTGGCCACCTTCCACTTCTACATTTAAAAGCACCTTTGGCAAGTCATTAGAGACATCATGCATTAGATCATCCATTTCGACTTCTACACAGTTAACTCTAAGTTGTTTCTTTCCTCCTTTGCAAACTTATTGAAAATGTcccatttttattacatttattacatCGCTTTCCCACAGCGAAACAATTTTCATTGTTAACGAAATGCGATTTTGACCCAAAACGAAAGCAAGATAACTGAGGTTTTCTCATCGGTTTTATATCCTTAACTTGTACCAGATTTAATGTGTCTGAATCATTTATCCTGAATGCTGCTTGTTCTTGAGCCATGAGTTTACTTGTGACCAATGAGCGCTCACTACCTTTTGCAATGTCCACAGCCTCAATACGAGTGGAATCTCTGCATCCTAACAAACGCTCTTGTATTTCTTTTTTCAACAACAGCCATGAACTAACTGGTCCCTATGTACATACCTAAAGTGTCACCATAATTGCATGTAGAGGCTAATTGCCTAAGAGCAGACACAATGGACTTATTACAACTCCTCTGCCCTCCAAAGTCCCACGTATCCCATGTCGGGATGACCTGCTATGCGGCCGTCCCTCCGCAGGCCCTATTACGAGTATCCTGCTGGGCCGTAATCGAGCTGGCAGTAgtgttgtggtgcgtcaggtgtGACTGCCacaattgtaatgagggccatattcttcaaTACTCTCCTCAaaatttttctctttaaaaaactGAA is part of the Pleurodeles waltl isolate 20211129_DDA chromosome 4_2, aPleWal1.hap1.20221129, whole genome shotgun sequence genome and encodes:
- the LOC138293843 gene encoding volume-regulated anion channel subunit LRRC8C-like yields the protein MVTVDELKYFGDPQGNFKILKPWWDVFTEYLTVLMLMIAVFGATLQILKEKIYVSFQIQAVQEEFQRGRSEEDEKDAEEKPSGEKNIKNEGPKGETKEEVDATNKDKLERETGWAADPHAREKQSGGKNERARHVPRVTWLMQAPLQKLALRLLEEQEYEKQHLEEGEIMEPSGDLQGLDTASGLDTSPEWDLASLGEYTEEAASFHAVVWKAADFLDLPLPAADVKTNILTEVLHPASAVGEPLLPFSEALMNPIREVWKKPVTSTAVNRTVARRYRVAPGDPAFLSKHPTSESLVVQASCSSRTAPGSFPGVPADRESTRMDQSAKKALSSCSMALKSTNATSILGKYIYALMDEAKGHPGLSQEMQNLLLDAQAAATQATPSDVIQAIRESTPPPPEPTPSSHLRDLEIKGLWVLLDRQQYNMVDQWCYDTATLWYSKYFPYMVLLHSLIFMACSNFWFKFPGTSSKIEHFTAVLVKCLDSPWTTKALSETVYEHSDTPPTATLPTKSPSTKFPLTEDQVSLSKSTSKTQGAVGVYGNQAVTILDKKEGEQAKALFEKVRKFRIHTENGDILYSMYTRQTILRFTQAIVILCYVAVLTPKMKYIISCLDNLYVTGFSQFFCLHGLLRMFTMLSYAYIAVIILYNFVCLYTLYWIFFYKLKEYSFEDVRGESDINDIPDVKNDFAFLLHLIDQYDTLYARKFAIFLSDVSENRLLQIHLNYEWTQEKLLQRTIVNANGKSELHLFMLPGIPSAIYELFNLEVLKLELIKDVTLEPLISKLTLLRELWILNSTVKMETKAIQFLKDTLYVLRVRFDNALEIPQWMYGLKKLRELYLEGNLQIDSKTLIPLQSFRDLEGLKSLHIRSNIEKLPVAVIDIASHLFHLSLHNQGVKLVFLANFKKLTNLSRLKLVQCNLDRIPSAVFSLSNLQELDLKENNLTTVNEVASFQNLRKFTSLKLNYNSIEAISPLIGRVTSLETLNFNKNKISEIPLNLFKLTKLRQLELGYNNISRIPPEISQLQDLQYFTIEHNKISELPLQLFRCTKLRILTLSQNKLMFIPPEIGQLTQLRQLEINANNLRMLPPELGNCMLLKRNQLIVEDEVFKTLPQSIQEKFLSTEPVQH